The following are encoded together in the Pristis pectinata isolate sPriPec2 chromosome 31, sPriPec2.1.pri, whole genome shotgun sequence genome:
- the LOC127584924 gene encoding synaptonemal complex central element protein 2-like: MADKDYDSEQNKGSINENKPQASGCRKNVYTDVDLREESCSLVDEVTATSDIEDSTLDFSGKPSNCFLGPDSSVEGMCERTKQLVNEINKSRIKDHKLMSNFKDTLIMKVSEFSKKIEEGLFEIYSSENKLIEDTLQELLNILDRIRCLESELKQTCNAMATVYKDMCSQPEV, from the exons ATGGCCGATAAAGATTATGATAGTGAACAAAACAAAGGAAGCATTAATGAAAACAAGCCACAAGCAAGTGGTTGCAGGAAAAATGTCTACACAGATGTCGATTTAAG AGAGGAATCTTGCAGCTTAGTGGATGAAGTTACAGCAACCTCAGATATTGAAGATTCCACACTTGATTTCAGTGGCAAGCCCTCAAATTGTTTTTTGGGACCAGATTCTAGTGTAGAAGGGATGTGTGAAAGAACAAAACAGCTAGTTAACGAAATAAATAAAAGTAGAATAAAAGATCACAAGTTGATGAGCAACTTTAAGGACACTCTTATTATGAAG GTTTCAGAATTCTCTAAGAAGATAGAAGAAGGATTGTTTGAAATCTACAGCAGTGAGAATAAATTGATTGAGGACACACTGCAGGAGCTGTTGAACATCCTGGATAGAATCAGATGTTTAGAGTCTGAACTTAAACAGACCTGCAATGCCATGGCCACAGTCTACAAGGACATGTGTTCACAGCCAGAAGTCTAA